gctttttctttcttcccccctcccccttccactcttgttatatttttactttctttttttctttgtgatgtGACATTTTCAGCTGATGTATTGAAAGCAAACCCTTCTAATTTTGGAGCCCAGATCACAAGAGTGAGTTTCTTTCTACTAGTGTCtatagctgtattttcttttgtgtgtccTCCCTTCCGATTTGGTAACGCTCAACCACATTTAGTAAATACGATTAGGTAAGAGAATCCTCTGTCTTGTCAAATCTTCCCTTTTCACAAAGCAATGTTCTCTTTACATTGGGCCAACTTATTTCCTCTAATTTGAGCTTTGGGTTAGTTTTCAGATCCACTGCTTTGCTGTGTGTACCAGTCTGACTCTGCTCCATTAAAGAGGCAGAGTCAGCCAGCTAGAAGGTATATTTAGAATTCACCGATAATTTGTACGTCTTCTATGAGAATTTTTCTGAACTGATTGCTGCTTTGAGCACTTTTAGTCTTTCAGGCCCTTCATCAAATGCCTGAAAAACATTAAACTTTCAAAAGCTGGGTCCACAATGCTTTCTGGAAGTGGGCCTTTTGAAAGGGTTTCAAATTGtgcaccaaaaaaagaaaaattaatccctTGGGATGGTAGTGgtctttctttgctgctttctgttacTTAAACTTGACAGCACACTAAAAAACATGCCTTGTGAATTTTCACAtgtattcaaaggaaaaatggcaGCCTCTTTTCCTAGCGCTTTGGGACAAGGACTTTCAAAAATTCTCTGTTTTGGATGTTTGATTTCTATTATTAGAATTTGGATATCTAGATTTCCTCAGCGATGTTACCATGTTTGAAATTCCTTGGGTTTGGGTTTACTTCCTCATATGATAAGAATTCTGGGGAACTTAGTGTTTCTGCCCTTTGAAGTATTCAGCCCCAAAAGACCCCACTGCATTTTagagcattttgtttcttgagAGACCGTCTCAGAACTACTGTCAGGAAAAGCAAGTAACTGTTTGTGGTGTATGttgtattatttatttgcttacCGGAATCATTTGTGTGGGATTTTTGGCACCTTCTCCAATGTAATTTGTACATTGCTTTTGTAAGATAATACCTGGGTAACTCTCTTGCACCAGCTAATCCCTTTCTGTTCTTTGGCCCATGCTATTAAGACTTCTGTCATGCACTGTTTGTCAAGTACATTTGCACCCTGCAAgagcagcaaaataaacagtcttcccccccccccctttccttccagaATTTGCTTGTTGCTTTGAAATCAGCTTTATTGTACATgctaaagaaaaccagcaatGTTGATTGGAAATGCATATACACAGACTTGAAGTCATAGCCAAAAGTGATCAACAGTTGTCTTTTCGTTTAGCTACTGGGAGGATGGCAGTGTGCTCCATTTGGTTTGTTGAGCTAAGATGCTGTTGCTCTATCCTAGCTCAAGAAACGTTACTGGGGAGGGGCTTTACAGCGTACTTTCCAGTGCTACAGCAGAGAGACTTTTTCAGACACTTAACCGCAAACCACTTTTATCTAAtccattttcctgctttcttttgccTCAGAGGTTGAAAGATCTCAAGCAAAGGGAATTTGCTCGCAATGTCTCTTCAAGATCACGTAAAgatgaaaggaagcaggagaaagCCCTCCGACGTCTGCATGAACTGGCAGAACAGAGGAGGCAGCCTGAATGGTGAGTACAGGGGATCCCCGAGCACCGTTGGAGcgtgtgtgatggagccctgcgTGGGACTGCAGCCCTTTGCTGCACTGGCTTTCTTGCTCCTGTAATCTTGTGTTAAGTTTCAAGGGTTAAGTGCCGTGCTTAAGTTCGGCCTCGTGCTGTCGTTTTGGTAGGAGTGAATTCACTAAACCAGTGGTCCAGAGCATCCCCAAATTGCTATATCCAGCAATGCATTTTGATCGGTTATCTAATATTAAAAATCCCAAGCCGCTGTATAATGCTGTTTTAATGCTTCTTTCTGGATGCAAGAGCACTTGAAATGTGTGAAAGACTGGTTTAGATGAGGCGTGAAGCTGCAGAGGTATACAGATGGCAGTCAGCTGTTTCCTCTATTTTAACTTGTCCATACAGTGCTCCTGGAAGTGGACCCATGTTCAGAACCACcactgtggctgtggatgaggAAGGCGGAGACGATGACGATTCTGCAGCCAACAGCAGTTCTTTCATCCAGATGACTTCTGGCCAAGCTACAGAGATGACAATGGACAGAGGTTTCCTAAGCACTGGACAAGTCGGTGGCACTGTTATGCCAAGCCAAATGCCCGTCCAGACAGCGCAAGCGATCGGCTTCGGCATTAAGAACACTTTGGGAACTCCGCTGCAGAAGATAGGCGTGTCGTTTTCATTTGCTAAGAAGACTCCGGTAAAGCTGGAGACCATAGCTTCTGTTTTCAAGGACCACGTGGAAGAATCAAGCTCTGCAGATGGAGCAAAAGCTGACGAGAGAGGGTCCTCGGATGCGGGGAGCCTGCAGAAGTCTGGCGAGGGCGAAAGCACAAATAATTCGGATGGCAAGACAGAGGAAGATGACCAACATGACAAAGACAGCGGGTCTCTAGCCACTACATTATCTAAACTAAAAAAGATGAGGCGAGAAGATGGACCAATGGCAGCTGAACCAGAATACTACCACTATATTCCCCCAGCCCACTGTAAAGTAAAGCCTAATTTTCAATTCCTGCTTTTCATGAAGTCTACGGAACAAATGGAAGctgaaaacatgaacaaaaaaaacacGCATGAAGTTAAAAAGGGTAGTTctccaaaacccaaacccagcaaGCACACAGAGAAGGCTGCTGAGAGCACggggcagcagaaggagcaGAGTACTACTGaaactgcagctcagcagggcaAAACAGAGCTAAAAGAAGTCCTAGAAAATGCAAGTGTGCAGGAGAGCACGCATCTTACAGAGAGCAACGTCCCCGAGCCAGACACTACTAAAGAAGTTGCTCAGCCTGTCTCAGGCTGTAAAGATGCCTCTGAAGGACCAAAGCATCCGACAGgaccttttttccctgttctgaGTAAAGATGAGAGCACAACTCTCCAGTGGCCTTCAGAGCTTCTCATATTTACCAAAGCAGAACCGTCTGTTTCATACAGTTGTAACCCCCTGTATTTTGATTTCAAGCTCTCTCGCAACAAAGATGGTAAAGGTAAAGGGGCAGAGAAATCGAAGGACACAGGGAGtctttgtaaagaaaacagtCAGAGCACAGAATCCGGTGAGATAAGCAAACCCAAGGAGGCAGAAAGTATAGGTAACAGTTCTGctctaaaaatggaaaacaaatctcTGTCCACCTGTGGCTCCCAGAACAAGCAAGAGTGCAGTTTGGCAAGCGCTAGtaagggggagggagaggagagtaGTAAAAGCATAATTGGTAAGAATAAGTCTGGAAGAtcccacaaacacaaaaagaaaaagaagcacaaaaagTCCAGCAAACACAAACGCAAACACAAGGAGGAAGCCGATGAGAAGGGCCGGAAAACTGACCTGGGGGAGGAGAAACCCAAGAAACGGAAAAGACGCAGGCACAGAAAAGGCAAATCATCTCTTTCTGCTGAGTCGGAACGGGTGCTAAAAACTGAACTGTCTGAAGACTGTAGccatttccagaagaaaaagcGGTGCTCTCAGGAGTCCCAGAGGAAGTCTCTGTCTGCTGAAGAGGGAAGCAGTGGTAAGAAAGAGGATGGTGGTAACTCCTGCCAAGAGCATGGCAGCAAAAAACACAAGACTGACCTGCAGCAGTTACCTGCTTCGAGGAGACGGTGTTtggctccttccctgggcagggccGGCCGCAGGAGCCGGCAGAGCAGCGGGGACTACGACAGCGACGAGGGCTCCCACGGGAAGCACTGCCAGCAGAAATCCCCGTCGCAGTACAGCGATGACTATGACTCCGGCAGCGAGCACTCCAGGAGCCGCTCCAGGTCGGGGCGGAGGCACTCCTCTCACAGGTCGTATTCGAGCAGCTCTGACGTTTCCACGGACCACAGCCGGTACAGCCGTCGGAGAAGTTACTCGGATGATAGCTACAGCGATTACAGTGACCAGTCGAGGTGCCATTCCAAGCGGTCCCAGGACTCTGAGGATGACTCTGACTACAACAGCTCAAATCACAGATCGAAGCGGCGCAAGTATTCTTCTTCTGAAGATGACTACAGCTCGAGTAGGAGCAGGTCAAGGAGTCGAAGCAGGAGCCGAACCCACCCTCGAGGCAGGTCAAGAACAAGGAGCCGGGGCAGAAcacgcagcagcagctgcagccgcAGTCGAAGCAAGAGGAGAAGCCGAAGCGTGACAGGTCGCAGCTGGAAACGGAGCCGCAGCTATAGCAGGGATCGCAGCCGCAGCACGAGGAGCCACTCGCAGAGGTCTCTCTCAAGAAAGGGCTCACGAGGCCACGAGAGCCCCGAAGAGAGGAggtctgggagaagagacttcATCAGGTCCAAAATCTATCGCTCACAATCTCCTCACTATTTCCGGACAGGCCGAAGCGAAGGATCATTGCTGAAGAAAGAAGATGGCAAAGGAGAGGACCTGAAAGGATCTGGCTCGCTCTCCCAAAACAGCAGCGGCTCTGGCACGGGGAGGGCCTCGGAAGGTGACTGTAGTCCGGAAGAGAGAAACTCCGTCACTGCAAAACTACTCCTGGAAAAGATTCAATCCAGGAAGGTTGAGAAGAAGCCCTGCGTTGCTGATGAGATGCTGTCGGGGGCAAACAAGGTGGGCATAAAGCTCAAAGATCCTCCCCAGGGCTACTTTGGCCCAAAACTTCCTCCTTCCTTGGGCAACAAACCGGTTCTCCCCTTAATTGGGAAACTGCCAACGATTcgaaaaccaaacaccaaaagaTATGAAGAGTCTGGCTTGGAGAGGGGCGAGGAGCAAGAGCTGTCGGATTCTGAGGATGCTTCCCAAGGCATGGAGGAGGCTCAGTTGGGCAACCAGTCTCTCCTGGAAGAAGTGGTGATGGTGATTCAGGATAAACCTTTGGATGAGCAGAAACGCGAGGAACCTGCCGTGGAAATGCCGTCCATGCCTCTCGAAGCACCGACACTCCCCGAGTGCTTTGGCTCTGGAGATCTGGTCATGTCACACAACTTCCTCTCGGATCCAAGTGATGGCGATGGGCTAGAACGTATGGAAGGGGGCAACCAGCCGGTCCCAGTGGAAACCAGTATGATGCCCTTAGTTCCAGATGTCGATCACTTTTCTGGCTATGTGCCTCAGAGCGGGGAGCCCAGCATCGAAGGGGATCGGGAAGGGGGAGAAGATTCCTCTCTAGCACCGCTCGAGAGCCAGCCCATCACTTTTACACCCGAAGAAATGGAGAAGTACAGTAAGCTGCAGCAAGCTGCGCAGCAGcacattcagcagcagcttctggcaAAGCAGGTCAAGGCCTTTCCTGCCTCGGCAGCCCTGGCGCCGGCAgcgcctgccctgcagcccatccACATTCAGCAGCCAGCAGCGGCATCCGCAACCTCCATCACCACCGTGCAGCACGCCATCCTgcagcaccacgcagccgccgccgccgccgccatcggGATTCACCCTcacccccatccccagcctCTCGCTCAGGTTCATCAtatcccccagccccacctgaCACCCATTTCTTTATCCCATTTGACCCACTCGATTATTCCAGGGCACCCTGCTACGTTTCTAGCCAGCCACCCCATCCACATCATTCCAGCATCAGCTATCCATCCGGGCCCCTTTACTTTTCATCCAGTTCCTCATGCTCTTTACCCAACCCTTCTCGCCCCgagacctgctgctgctgcggccGCTACGGCGTTACATCTTCACCCTTTGCTGCACCCCATTTTCTCAGGACAGGACTTGCAGCATCCACCCAGTCACGGCACATGAAGGACAAAATGAAGTAACCTTGGAGGAAGGAGAATTTTTTGCGTTTTGGGAAGGGGCTTGAAGTTGATCCGGTTGGCAGGTGAGAATTTCCTTTCACTTCTTTAGCAGCCAAAGAAGCCAAAGGCTCGAGGGCTGGGTAGCAGCAGGCGACAGGTCGGTTTGTACGCGTTGTATATCTGCTACCAGGGACTCTCGCGTCCCCGACACCTCCGTGCACACCGCCGCGCTCTAGCCTAGAAGAACCATTTCACGTGTAGACCAGCAAGATACTCGGCGAGGCTTTTTTCCCTGGATTCTTACCCTTGGTCATCTTCCTTCTGCCGCCTTGTAGATGATAAATGAGATTTCATACAGACTCATAGGGCtctcaaaatcttttttttttttaatcaggtcATCTAATCAAAATAGCATGATTGAATCCAGCTTGTAATCAGCGATAAAACATTCAGTAACTGACAGCTGTGGGTCCTGGCGAGGAGACCGGTGGAGGGCAGCGCCGCTCTTGCTTTGGCTGGGCAGGTACCAGTTGTCAGGCATTACAGGAGGTTTCTTGGCTGCATCCTTGGGGGGGGGTTTCCCTCGGCATGAGCCGCAAAGGTGGAAGTAAGATCTTATTTTAAAGCCGAAGAGAGGAGCTGCACGTGCGCCTGGAGCTCTGACCCTTCTCCATCCTGCATTAGCATTCTCCTGCGCGAGGGCTGCACCTTGACGCCTTCTGGATATCCTGGACTTGGAGAGAGGTTCTCGCTTTGGGGGTTGGGGATTTCAATCTGGGCTTTGACCACTCTTCTCCGGAGAGGAGCGGGGGGGGAAAACAATAAATGTCATTCTGACTTCCATCTTTTGTGGTGTTGGGAAAGAGACACTTGgatgagagagagaagaaaaatccctttAGGAATTGAAGCAATACAGAGGACTGGGGAGAGTGGCCGGGGTATGTAAAGCGTGTTCTTTCCTCTGTAATACTGATGgtttctttattaatttataggattttttttttatgtaaagaaTTGCACTGAACTCTGTAAacaaagatgctgctttttgtaGCTCATATAAAAAGGTTACATTTGTAGTATACCgcaataatattttttacagCCAGTTCTTTTAGTGGTACTTGTTCTGGTGGCTTTTGTGTAAATATGTTTGCTGTAGGTGAAATAAGACACTTGTAAAGGTTCAACTTTATAGTTTCAGCTAGATGCAAAATGACTAAGCATGTATATTTTATCAAGCTCatgtatttttgaagtttttatgtactataaaatgtaaaaaaaaaataatcttcatttagcattttgcagaagaaaaaaaaagcgaGACTTGGACTAGGTGAGGTGCGTGGACGACACTGGTGACTCTAACAGCTAATGAATGGCATTGGGAGGCGGTGGCTGCCGGCTTGGCGGAGGGAAGCAGCTACTGGAGGCAGTCTCAGGAGCGTCAGGAGTTTGGGTTGTCTCCCAGAATATAAAATACCCCCTCCCAgccttgttttttcctccccccaccccagggtgaTTTGGAGGTGCCAGCTTGGCTGTGCGGTTGAGTACAGCCTTCTGGTGAAGGAAGAGCCTTTTTCCCGTAACGATTTGTCACTTTACATGCAGGCAGAGGTGGTTTAGGACTGATCTGTTGAGGCTGTGCCTGCCCGTGATGTTCCGTAAGGGATTTCTCCGTTGGTTCTGACACTGCAGCTAACACTAAGCGTGGGAGGCTTCTCCATCCGCAGGCTCTTCCCGTCGCACCAGGATGAGTTGCCGCTGTCCCTGCTGACCCGGGTATTCCGGGGTTCAAGGTCCTTCTCGTGTTAGAGCCGTTCAGGGGCACCTTGGGGGGCTTTGTAGGGCCTGATTTCAGAGCAGGCAGCGAGGGGGGATGCGGAGCACGTGCCGGCTGCGTggcatccccctccccatcctcccctgAAGCGCAGCACCGAGACCCGGGCAGAGGTTCGAAGGATCGAAAATTCTTGAGCTTCGTCACTCTTTAAGGTCGGACTGAAACacaatggtaaaaaaaaaaaaaaaaaaagggactcAATTTCTCTGTAAATAATTAACAGAATACAGTATTAATGTCTCAATGCTGAGCTTCATTAGCTTCTAGATTCAATACGCGTGTTCTGGCACCCTTCACACTGCAGTcaggggttttggttttttttttttgacttccAGAATAGtgctaaaaataattaaccTATCATTACTTAACAGGCATAAACAGACTGTATTTAACTTTGTCACAtaagagatatatatatatataaatatatatatatgctgtaAAATGAGGGGAGAAAAACCTTTCTAATAAACCAAtgatttgtggaaaaaaaatgtatggttGCGTGAGATGACTTGGAGCTGCTGCATCTGATCATGATGTCGCCCTGggctttttcttaaaataacagTATTAGATGCTTGGTTCATTGAGTAAAACTACTTTTAATTTGAATACTTTGCTTGAAAGATGCTGAGCTAGATACAGAGAGAATGTACTCCccattttttgttgtgtgtttggttgggtttttttggttgggtttgttttgttttgttttttttaaaggacatttAAAGGACAGCCCTTGGGTGTCCCTGCAGCGTTGGTCCTGCTGGGAGGTAGCACCAGCACCATGCTCATTTCTGAAGCCATTTGGCCAAGCAGCTTCTGGCTTGCCATGGAGGTGGCCTGGTGGCCCACTAGCCCACTAGCCCCCCCCCAGGCCCCTCTCCACCTTTGCCAGCCTGGAGGAGTGTTGGGGGGGCAAGGGCTTGGGGTGAGGCGCGTCGGCCTCTCTAACTGAAGGTCCTGATATGGTTAAAGGCAAAAATTCGGAAGCCCTGAATGTTGCCAGGGTTGGGGGTGCAGGATGGGACCTGcctctgcctgggctgtgctctggggGGGCCCTGCGGCTGCTCGGGTGGGTGGGCGAGAGCGCGGAGGTATCGCAAGGAACCGAAAAAGAAGGAATGTGATGGGAGAAAGAAATAGAGTTGCCGTAAAGCAGTCTGGCGGGGGGGTCAGCCGGGTTTGGGTGCtcgctgctgccagcctgggaagAGCCCTGCCCCTGGGTGCAGACCCCAGGCCCCGGCGTGCCCCTTTCCCAGTGCCGCGGTGCTGAGCCGCGCTCAGCCCCAGCTCCGGGCCAAGAGGCTCCAGCTGCTCCAACGGGCCGGCACAGACCTGTGCAGGGGGCTGCGTCCCCCCTCGggggctgcactgctgcttgGGCGCAGCGGGGAccaccctggggtgcccagcccccccccccccggtctCTGCCTTGCTTCCCACCGGTGGCTGCCCCGTTGtacgggggcgggggggggggggggctggcttGCATCGAGGTGCTCCCGTGCCTCTCCCCACCCCTGGCTCCCGGTGGGCAAGGGGGGTCGGCAAGGGGACCCCCCGGCAGCCTGGGACACCCTCATGGAGCGGGTTTGAACTAATTAAGCTGAAGAATTAAGCCGAATTAATtaagcagctgctggagagccGACTCGGCCCTTTCCTGCGCCAAGGACAAGGAGCCCCCTTGTTCGCTTGGCTGTGGCTGTGttcacaccccccccccccattgccccccccccctccatgcGGTGGCTGCACCCCTGCAAAGCGCTCCCCGGCccccccatctccccagcaGGGCTTCGGGGTgcccctccctggggaaggggctgcagtTTGGTGGCGATGGCCCacggctggggggggggtgagaGCGGGGAGCCAGGTGCCCCCTCCCTCCATGTCTGCTCCATCTGGCTGCGGAGGGGACCCCAGGGGATGAGGGACGGGGCCCCTGCACCCGTGGCCGTGCCCCCCCCCGCTGGGTTTCCGCTGGCCAGCCCGCAGCTGCCTGCGCCCCGAGATAGGCAccccgcggggaggggggggctggaCCTGGCCCCAGCCTCTGGCGGAAGGGGGGTGGTGGGCACAGGCTtcctgccctggccctggcccacCCCCCCATGTGCCCCCCGGTGGCActgccacctcctgccctgctctgccagggctggcaccgCCGTCCCCCCGGGCAGAGGCAGCACgtcccccctgctccccccaaaCTGCTTTGGCTCCCCGGTGGcagcggggggcgggcgggggggcccTTCCTGtgcccctgtccctgtccccagctgtgACCCCAGAGATAAGCAGGGACCAGGACAGGCtgtgccggggctgccggccGCATTTCGGGGAGGCGatgggggctgctgccctgctccgggccctgctgctcctggggggGCCACactcagcccctgccctggggctccTCCGGGACCCCCCCACCACCTACCAGGGACCCCCCGACAGCTATTTCGGCTTCGCCCTGGATTTCCACATGACCGAGGGCAGGTAAGGGGACAGCGGGGGGCTGGGGTTGGGCACGACACCcgttccccgccccccccgacACCCActgtgcccaccccagccccagcgtgCTGGTGGGGGCACCCCGCGCCAACACCTCCCAGCCCGGCGTGGCTCAGCCCGGTGCCgtcttcctctgctcctggccCCCTGGCAAgaccccctgccaccccctccccatcGACACTACAGGTGTGTGGGCGCCATGGGGTGATGGGTGGGCGTGGGGGGGGCCACCAGCGCGGCACGCTCCCCCTCTCCCGCTCCCCCAGGGAACGAGACCGAGACCCAAAGCACCTTGAAGCTCCACACCTACAAGTCACACCAGTGGCTGGGGGCGTCCGTCACCAGCTGGGATGGCAAAGTGGTGGTGGGTGACCCAGTGGGTGGGTGGGCACccttgggtggtggtgggtggtgggtggtggtgggtgatggtgggtggtggtgggttgtggtggtgggttgtggtgggcaCCCAGGTGTGTGGGCACCCTTGGGGGGTGGCGGTGGGTGGTGGTGagtgttggtggtggtggggagtgGTGGTGGGGGCGG
This DNA window, taken from Falco peregrinus isolate bFalPer1 chromosome 18, bFalPer1.pri, whole genome shotgun sequence, encodes the following:
- the GPATCH8 gene encoding G patch domain-containing protein 8 isoform X4, translated to MGMGRMEMELDYAEDATERRRVLEVEKEDTEELRQKYKDYVDKEKAIAKALEDLRANFYCELCDKQYQKHQEFDNHINSYDHAHKQEGTQDYCETGMIADVLKANPSNFGAQITRRLKDLKQREFARNVSSRSRKDERKQEKALRRLHELAEQRRQPECAPGSGPMFRTTTVAVDEEGGDDDDSAANSSSFIQMTSGQATEMTMDRGFLSTGQVGGTVMPSQMPVQTAQAIGFGIKNTLGTPLQKIGVSFSFAKKTPVKLETIASVFKDHVEESSSADGAKADERGSSDAGSLQKSGEGESTNNSDGKTEEDDQHDKDSGSLATTLSKLKKMRREDGPMAAEPEYYHYIPPAHCKVKPNFQFLLFMKSTEQMEAENMNKKNTHEVKKGSSPKPKPSKHTEKAAESTGQQKEQSTTETAAQQGKTELKEVLENASVQESTHLTESNVPEPDTTKEVAQPVSGCKDASEGPKHPTGPFFPVLSKDESTTLQWPSELLIFTKAEPSVSYSCNPLYFDFKLSRNKDGKGKGAEKSKDTGSLCKENSQSTESGEISKPKEAESIGNSSALKMENKSLSTCGSQNKQECSLASASKGEGEESSKSIIGKNKSGRSHKHKKKKKHKKSSKHKRKHKEEADEKGRKTDLGEEKPKKRKRRRHRKGKSSLSAESERVLKTELSEDCSHFQKKKRCSQESQRKSLSAEEGSSGKKEDGGNSCQEHGSKKHKTDLQQLPASRRRCLAPSLGRAGRRSRQSSGDYDSDEGSHGKHCQQKSPSQYSDDYDSGSEHSRSRSRSGRRHSSHRSYSSSSDVSTDHSRYSRRRSYSDDSYSDYSDQSRCHSKRSQDSEDDSDYNSSNHRSKRRKYSSSEDDYSSSRSRSRSRSRSRTHPRGRSRTRSRGRTRSSSCSRSRSKRRSRSVTGRSWKRSRSYSRDRSRSTRSHSQRSLSRKGSRGHESPEERRSGRRDFIRSKIYRSQSPHYFRTGRSEGSLLKKEDGKGEDLKGSGSLSQNSSGSGTGRASEGDCSPEERNSVTAKLLLEKIQSRKVEKKPCVADEMLSGANKVGIKLKDPPQGYFGPKLPPSLGNKPVLPLIGKLPTIRKPNTKRYEESGLERGEEQELSDSEDASQGMEEAQLGNQSLLEEVVMVIQDKPLDEQKREEPAVEMPSMPLEAPTLPECFGSGDLVMSHNFLSDPSDGDGLERMEGGNQPVPVETSMMPLVPDVDHFSGYVPQSGEPSIEGDREGGEDSSLAPLESQPITFTPEEMEKYSKLQQAAQQHIQQQLLAKQVKAFPASAALAPAAPALQPIHIQQPAAASATSITTVQHAILQHHAAAAAAAIGIHPHPHPQPLAQVHHIPQPHLTPISLSHLTHSIIPGHPATFLASHPIHIIPASAIHPGPFTFHPVPHALYPTLLAPRPAAAAAATALHLHPLLHPIFSGQDLQHPPSHGT
- the GPATCH8 gene encoding G patch domain-containing protein 8 isoform X1, with the protein product MADRFSRFNEDRDFQGNHFDQYEEGHLEIEQASLDKPIESDNIGHRLLQKHGWKLGQGLGKSLQGRTDPIPIVVKYDVMGMGRMEMELDYAEDATERRRVLEVEKEDTEELRQKYKDYVDKEKAIAKALEDLRANFYCELCDKQYQKHQEFDNHINSYDHAHKQEGTQDYCETGMIADVLKANPSNFGAQITRRLKDLKQREFARNVSSRSRKDERKQEKALRRLHELAEQRRQPECAPGSGPMFRTTTVAVDEEGGDDDDSAANSSSFIQMTSGQATEMTMDRGFLSTGQVGGTVMPSQMPVQTAQAIGFGIKNTLGTPLQKIGVSFSFAKKTPVKLETIASVFKDHVEESSSADGAKADERGSSDAGSLQKSGEGESTNNSDGKTEEDDQHDKDSGSLATTLSKLKKMRREDGPMAAEPEYYHYIPPAHCKVKPNFQFLLFMKSTEQMEAENMNKKNTHEVKKGSSPKPKPSKHTEKAAESTGQQKEQSTTETAAQQGKTELKEVLENASVQESTHLTESNVPEPDTTKEVAQPVSGCKDASEGPKHPTGPFFPVLSKDESTTLQWPSELLIFTKAEPSVSYSCNPLYFDFKLSRNKDGKGKGAEKSKDTGSLCKENSQSTESGEISKPKEAESIGNSSALKMENKSLSTCGSQNKQECSLASASKGEGEESSKSIIGKNKSGRSHKHKKKKKHKKSSKHKRKHKEEADEKGRKTDLGEEKPKKRKRRRHRKGKSSLSAESERVLKTELSEDCSHFQKKKRCSQESQRKSLSAEEGSSGKKEDGGNSCQEHGSKKHKTDLQQLPASRRRCLAPSLGRAGRRSRQSSGDYDSDEGSHGKHCQQKSPSQYSDDYDSGSEHSRSRSRSGRRHSSHRSYSSSSDVSTDHSRYSRRRSYSDDSYSDYSDQSRCHSKRSQDSEDDSDYNSSNHRSKRRKYSSSEDDYSSSRSRSRSRSRSRTHPRGRSRTRSRGRTRSSSCSRSRSKRRSRSVTGRSWKRSRSYSRDRSRSTRSHSQRSLSRKGSRGHESPEERRSGRRDFIRSKIYRSQSPHYFRTGRSEGSLLKKEDGKGEDLKGSGSLSQNSSGSGTGRASEGDCSPEERNSVTAKLLLEKIQSRKVEKKPCVADEMLSGANKVGIKLKDPPQGYFGPKLPPSLGNKPVLPLIGKLPTIRKPNTKRYEESGLERGEEQELSDSEDASQGMEEAQLGNQSLLEEVVMVIQDKPLDEQKREEPAVEMPSMPLEAPTLPECFGSGDLVMSHNFLSDPSDGDGLERMEGGNQPVPVETSMMPLVPDVDHFSGYVPQSGEPSIEGDREGGEDSSLAPLESQPITFTPEEMEKYSKLQQAAQQHIQQQLLAKQVKAFPASAALAPAAPALQPIHIQQPAAASATSITTVQHAILQHHAAAAAAAIGIHPHPHPQPLAQVHHIPQPHLTPISLSHLTHSIIPGHPATFLASHPIHIIPASAIHPGPFTFHPVPHALYPTLLAPRPAAAAAATALHLHPLLHPIFSGQDLQHPPSHGT
- the GPATCH8 gene encoding G patch domain-containing protein 8 isoform X2, whose product is MACVWFTVAFWSLHSKARSLTTQTQCVKRAGVADQALTASLCVPLTGRTDPIPIVVKYDVMGMGRMEMELDYAEDATERRRVLEVEKEDTEELRQKYKDYVDKEKAIAKALEDLRANFYCELCDKQYQKHQEFDNHINSYDHAHKQEGTQDYCETGMIADVLKANPSNFGAQITRRLKDLKQREFARNVSSRSRKDERKQEKALRRLHELAEQRRQPECAPGSGPMFRTTTVAVDEEGGDDDDSAANSSSFIQMTSGQATEMTMDRGFLSTGQVGGTVMPSQMPVQTAQAIGFGIKNTLGTPLQKIGVSFSFAKKTPVKLETIASVFKDHVEESSSADGAKADERGSSDAGSLQKSGEGESTNNSDGKTEEDDQHDKDSGSLATTLSKLKKMRREDGPMAAEPEYYHYIPPAHCKVKPNFQFLLFMKSTEQMEAENMNKKNTHEVKKGSSPKPKPSKHTEKAAESTGQQKEQSTTETAAQQGKTELKEVLENASVQESTHLTESNVPEPDTTKEVAQPVSGCKDASEGPKHPTGPFFPVLSKDESTTLQWPSELLIFTKAEPSVSYSCNPLYFDFKLSRNKDGKGKGAEKSKDTGSLCKENSQSTESGEISKPKEAESIGNSSALKMENKSLSTCGSQNKQECSLASASKGEGEESSKSIIGKNKSGRSHKHKKKKKHKKSSKHKRKHKEEADEKGRKTDLGEEKPKKRKRRRHRKGKSSLSAESERVLKTELSEDCSHFQKKKRCSQESQRKSLSAEEGSSGKKEDGGNSCQEHGSKKHKTDLQQLPASRRRCLAPSLGRAGRRSRQSSGDYDSDEGSHGKHCQQKSPSQYSDDYDSGSEHSRSRSRSGRRHSSHRSYSSSSDVSTDHSRYSRRRSYSDDSYSDYSDQSRCHSKRSQDSEDDSDYNSSNHRSKRRKYSSSEDDYSSSRSRSRSRSRSRTHPRGRSRTRSRGRTRSSSCSRSRSKRRSRSVTGRSWKRSRSYSRDRSRSTRSHSQRSLSRKGSRGHESPEERRSGRRDFIRSKIYRSQSPHYFRTGRSEGSLLKKEDGKGEDLKGSGSLSQNSSGSGTGRASEGDCSPEERNSVTAKLLLEKIQSRKVEKKPCVADEMLSGANKVGIKLKDPPQGYFGPKLPPSLGNKPVLPLIGKLPTIRKPNTKRYEESGLERGEEQELSDSEDASQGMEEAQLGNQSLLEEVVMVIQDKPLDEQKREEPAVEMPSMPLEAPTLPECFGSGDLVMSHNFLSDPSDGDGLERMEGGNQPVPVETSMMPLVPDVDHFSGYVPQSGEPSIEGDREGGEDSSLAPLESQPITFTPEEMEKYSKLQQAAQQHIQQQLLAKQVKAFPASAALAPAAPALQPIHIQQPAAASATSITTVQHAILQHHAAAAAAAIGIHPHPHPQPLAQVHHIPQPHLTPISLSHLTHSIIPGHPATFLASHPIHIIPASAIHPGPFTFHPVPHALYPTLLAPRPAAAAAATALHLHPLLHPIFSGQDLQHPPSHGT